In the genome of Fulvivirga maritima, one region contains:
- the ppk1 gene encoding polyphosphate kinase 1 — MVISEKIKKQIDQSDYISRDLSWINFNYRVLDQAKSTDKSIIERLKFLAITASNLDEFFTIRVGSLYNYLDYHKHRIDYSGLRELPFRKVLLTRAKQLAEQQQDLYLNQLMPEFEKHGFSILMYKHLNAQEKARVMDFFESTIYPMLTPMVYDSYHTFPILGALRFVLGVVTKSVEDGVDNKKLSFIQVPVNLPRFYEIEKEDKIYFVPIEDIIRNNADYLFRNVKIQSINLFRITRNGDFTLEESDDIEANFLEELKQKLKTRRTGRVVRLEVFGRPDSWMLKVLKERWDIDDDNIFRTKKKGLIDFTGLWQIVGHRHFKDMLTEMPNMVPPVSYPEISNDNIFEVLKHRDVLLHHPYNGMEPVLNLLEHAAEDPGVLAIKITIYRLAKDSRVTAALLKAAENSKHVSVLFEVKARFDEENNLREAQRLQKAGCFVIYGFSSYKTHTKLLLIVRKEGERVTRYVHLSSGNYNESTSKLYTDLGLLTTNDVLAHDVSEFFNVITGHSMPDKYQNLITAPREMKPQLIKMIRAEAENARNGLPSGIVIKINSLQDNDAIEELYLASQAGVPIKLIVRGMCCLRPGRPGLSENIQVLSIVGQYLEHSRIYYFHNKGESQVYVGSADMMVRSFERRLESLFMITDNLLKRQVINILQYNLRDNVNSYLMREDGSYVRKIAGNEPPFNIHKELYNVHKENLQDLDLTFETEPEVEHEPVVTENGQMHDQEEVKSDLN; from the coding sequence ATGGTAATATCAGAGAAAATAAAAAAGCAGATAGATCAAAGTGATTATATCAGCCGTGATTTGAGCTGGATAAACTTTAATTACAGGGTGCTTGATCAGGCCAAAAGTACTGATAAGAGCATCATTGAACGTCTGAAATTTTTAGCTATCACCGCTTCTAACCTGGATGAGTTTTTCACCATCAGGGTGGGGAGTTTGTATAACTACCTGGATTACCATAAGCATAGAATAGATTATTCAGGTTTAAGAGAGCTGCCTTTCCGCAAGGTATTGCTTACCAGAGCTAAACAGCTGGCTGAGCAGCAGCAAGATCTTTATCTCAACCAACTCATGCCTGAGTTTGAGAAGCATGGCTTTTCTATACTCATGTATAAGCACCTTAACGCACAGGAGAAAGCGCGTGTGATGGACTTTTTTGAAAGTACCATTTATCCTATGCTTACCCCTATGGTGTATGATAGCTACCATACTTTCCCCATTTTAGGAGCCCTTCGTTTTGTGTTAGGGGTTGTAACCAAAAGTGTAGAGGATGGAGTGGATAATAAGAAGCTCAGCTTCATTCAGGTGCCTGTTAACCTGCCTCGTTTTTATGAAATAGAGAAGGAAGACAAGATCTATTTTGTGCCTATTGAAGATATTATCAGAAACAATGCTGACTACCTTTTCAGGAATGTGAAAATTCAATCTATCAACCTCTTCAGGATAACCAGAAATGGTGATTTTACGCTGGAAGAGAGTGATGATATAGAAGCTAACTTTCTGGAAGAGCTCAAGCAAAAGCTTAAAACACGCCGTACAGGCCGGGTAGTGCGTCTCGAGGTATTTGGGCGACCAGATTCATGGATGCTGAAGGTGCTTAAAGAGCGTTGGGATATTGATGATGATAATATTTTCAGAACTAAGAAAAAAGGTCTTATAGATTTTACAGGCTTATGGCAGATAGTAGGCCATAGGCACTTTAAAGATATGCTTACCGAAATGCCTAATATGGTTCCTCCTGTAAGCTATCCTGAGATCAGCAATGATAATATTTTTGAAGTGCTGAAACATCGTGATGTGCTCCTCCATCATCCTTATAATGGCATGGAGCCCGTGCTTAACTTGTTGGAGCATGCAGCGGAAGATCCCGGTGTATTGGCTATTAAAATTACTATTTACAGGCTGGCTAAAGATAGCCGTGTTACAGCGGCACTGTTAAAAGCAGCAGAGAACAGTAAGCACGTTTCTGTTCTTTTTGAGGTAAAGGCAAGGTTTGATGAAGAGAACAACCTCAGAGAAGCACAGCGTTTGCAAAAAGCAGGCTGTTTTGTGATTTATGGTTTCAGTAGCTATAAAACACATACAAAGTTACTTTTAATAGTGCGTAAGGAAGGCGAGAGAGTAACGCGCTATGTGCACCTTTCTAGTGGGAACTATAATGAATCTACTTCTAAGTTGTATACTGATTTAGGCTTGCTTACTACCAATGATGTGCTGGCTCATGATGTGTCCGAATTCTTTAACGTAATCACCGGACATAGTATGCCTGATAAATATCAAAACTTAATTACTGCACCTCGCGAGATGAAGCCGCAGTTGATAAAAATGATACGAGCTGAGGCTGAAAATGCCAGAAATGGATTGCCGTCAGGTATAGTTATAAAAATCAACTCCCTGCAAGATAATGATGCTATAGAAGAGCTTTATCTGGCTTCGCAAGCAGGTGTGCCTATTAAGCTCATTGTACGCGGTATGTGCTGCTTAAGGCCAGGAAGACCCGGACTCAGTGAAAATATTCAGGTGTTATCTATTGTAGGTCAATACCTTGAGCATAGTCGCATTTATTACTTTCATAATAAAGGTGAATCTCAAGTGTATGTAGGCAGTGCTGATATGATGGTTCGCAGCTTTGAGAGAAGGCTGGAATCTCTGTTTATGATTACCGATAACCTTTTGAAAAGGCAGGTGATTAATATTCTTCAATATAATCTGAGAGATAATGTTAATAGCTACCTCATGCGTGAAGATGGTTCTTATGTGAGAAAAATAGCAGGTAATGAGCCACCATTTAACATACATAAGGAGCTTTACAACGTGCATAAAGAAAACCTTCAGGATCTTGATTTAACTTTTGAAACCGAACCTGAAGTAGAGCATGAACCTGTAGTAACGGAAAATGGTCAGATGCATGATCAGGAGGAGGTGAAGAGTGACCTTAACTAA
- a CDS encoding GIY-YIG nuclease family protein produces MVAKGGYIYIVSNKIRSVLYVGVTANLSARSWEHKNGEGSFFTKKYKCTDIIYYEFFPDIESAITREKQLKKWKRDWKLELIRKFNPTLKDLYEEVEDMK; encoded by the coding sequence ATGGTAGCTAAAGGAGGATACATATACATTGTCAGTAACAAAATCCGATCGGTATTATATGTTGGTGTTACAGCTAATCTTTCTGCTCGTTCTTGGGAACATAAAAACGGAGAAGGCTCCTTCTTTACCAAAAAGTATAAATGCACAGATATTATATATTATGAATTTTTCCCAGATATTGAATCTGCTATTACTAGGGAAAAACAGCTTAAAAAATGGAAACGGGATTGGAAACTAGAGTTGATTCGAAAATTTAATCCTACACTTAAAGATCTATATGAAGAGGTTGAAGACATGAAATAG
- a CDS encoding Crp/Fnr family transcriptional regulator, translating into MKQLIDYILQYGHLNEEQIDFVLQRSKVISLRKDECFSQPGKIPRQVGFVLEGVFRGHYYTNDGEDVTRCFIGENSLMVDYVNFEAQTVATEYLQACTDAQLIVFSKQSWEELSEKIESWDNIKNKMVQLCMYQKSRTGPVVSQDATTRYLEFINNYPTLINRVPLTYIASYLGVTQQSLSRIRKNIR; encoded by the coding sequence ATGAAGCAGTTGATAGATTATATTTTGCAGTATGGGCACCTAAATGAAGAGCAAATTGATTTTGTTTTACAAAGATCAAAGGTGATAAGTCTGCGAAAAGATGAATGCTTTTCTCAACCAGGTAAAATACCCAGACAAGTTGGTTTTGTGCTCGAAGGCGTTTTTCGAGGGCATTATTATACAAATGATGGCGAGGATGTAACCCGTTGTTTTATAGGTGAAAATAGTCTTATGGTAGATTATGTCAACTTTGAAGCCCAGACCGTAGCCACTGAATATTTACAAGCCTGTACAGACGCCCAGCTTATAGTTTTTTCTAAGCAAAGCTGGGAGGAGCTTTCTGAGAAAATTGAAAGCTGGGATAATATTAAAAACAAAATGGTACAACTATGCATGTATCAAAAATCAAGAACAGGGCCGGTAGTATCACAAGATGCCACTACCCGATATTTGGAGTTTATTAACAACTACCCTACACTGATCAATCGTGTTCCTTTAACATACATAGCCTCATACCTTGGGGTTACACAGCAATCTCTAAGCAGAATAAGAAAAAATATTCGTTAG
- a CDS encoding homocysteine S-methyltransferase family protein, producing MDITKLLAKKILILDGAMGTMIQKHTLTEEDFRGDYLKDHEFDLKGNNDLLSITRPDIIKDIHKQYFAAGADIAETNTFSGTTIAQADYHLGEEVVYQINYQSALLAREAADEFTEAEPNKPRFVAGSIGPTNRTASISPDVNNPGYRAITFEELASAYKFQAKALLDGGVDMFLVETVFDTLNAKAALFGIAELFNEIGRELPVMVSGTITDASGRTLSGQTTHAFLISIEHMPLLSVGLNCALGAKDLRPYLQVLNKEAPFFVSAHPNAGLPNEFGQYDQSPEDMADQIEEFLQEGLINIIGGCCGTTPEHINAIANVAAKYAPRKLKQELEAAE from the coding sequence ATGGATATAACAAAATTATTAGCTAAAAAGATACTGATTCTGGATGGAGCTATGGGTACCATGATACAAAAACATACCCTTACAGAAGAAGATTTTCGTGGTGATTATCTGAAGGATCATGAGTTTGATCTTAAGGGTAATAATGACCTTTTGTCTATAACCAGGCCAGATATTATCAAAGATATCCATAAGCAATATTTTGCTGCCGGAGCTGATATAGCAGAAACCAATACCTTTAGTGGTACTACCATCGCTCAGGCCGACTATCATTTGGGTGAGGAGGTAGTATATCAGATTAACTACCAATCTGCCTTACTGGCTCGTGAAGCGGCAGATGAGTTTACTGAGGCCGAGCCCAATAAGCCCCGTTTTGTAGCAGGCTCTATTGGCCCGACTAACAGAACGGCATCCATATCCCCTGATGTGAATAATCCGGGATACAGGGCCATAACCTTCGAGGAGCTGGCCTCAGCCTATAAATTTCAGGCTAAAGCCCTTTTAGATGGAGGGGTAGATATGTTTTTAGTGGAAACCGTTTTTGATACTTTAAATGCAAAAGCTGCTTTATTTGGTATAGCTGAGCTGTTTAATGAAATAGGTAGAGAATTACCAGTGATGGTATCAGGCACTATTACTGATGCCAGTGGTAGAACGCTTTCCGGACAGACCACCCATGCTTTCCTGATTTCTATAGAGCATATGCCATTATTGAGCGTAGGGCTCAACTGTGCGCTTGGAGCTAAAGATCTGAGGCCGTACTTACAGGTACTGAATAAAGAAGCTCCTTTCTTTGTAAGTGCCCACCCTAATGCTGGTTTGCCTAATGAATTCGGACAGTATGATCAGTCGCCAGAAGATATGGCCGATCAGATAGAGGAGTTTTTACAAGAAGGCCTTATCAATATTATTGGCGGATGCTGCGGTACCACTCCAGAGCATATAAACGCTATCGCCAACGTGGCTGCTAAGTATGCACCCAGAAAGCTTAAGCAAGAACTGGAAGCTGCGGAGTGA
- a CDS encoding DUF5013 domain-containing protein codes for MLLSLMAVACDDEEVSLPEVETTAVDVGIRFGGTQLNIPEQRNFSVNAAQTMFTIPLGITLSTVSMEPFEAEVSVNDDMVNQLIASGELGDAVLLPASRYTIPDHVSVQANTISAPLPLVLDFDLLTEYEDQNLAVAVQVDQISKHTLVSEKSTVIILIDADQAFSQSQLGDVTEQFLTNTGYPFISTDRVYDGARWGNLDGWLANDAALSHDGYGGFNSDAGGTFGLEAGWGSPTIPNGKVYQVTTLPEGNYVLEVTEWEWDGIKDDPAYFVVNIGNNLPDIDNLEGEALNYEPLSNGSIEFTLYEETEVALGVVVNFVQDVGQGFKIKRLTLTRSL; via the coding sequence ATGTTACTGTCACTAATGGCAGTAGCTTGTGACGATGAGGAGGTCTCGCTGCCTGAAGTAGAAACCACTGCAGTAGATGTAGGTATTCGTTTTGGCGGTACTCAGCTAAATATTCCCGAGCAAAGAAATTTCTCTGTAAATGCTGCACAGACCATGTTTACCATTCCTTTGGGAATCACGCTTTCTACCGTATCCATGGAGCCTTTTGAGGCTGAAGTTTCCGTGAATGATGACATGGTAAACCAGCTCATTGCCAGTGGAGAGCTGGGAGATGCTGTTTTACTGCCTGCCTCCAGGTATACCATTCCTGATCATGTGTCTGTTCAGGCTAACACCATTTCGGCTCCGCTACCTTTGGTGCTTGATTTTGATTTACTTACCGAATATGAAGATCAGAATCTGGCTGTGGCCGTACAGGTAGATCAGATTAGTAAGCATACTTTGGTAAGCGAAAAAAGCACTGTGATCATATTGATTGATGCTGATCAGGCTTTTTCGCAAAGTCAGTTGGGAGATGTTACAGAGCAGTTTTTAACCAATACAGGCTATCCGTTTATTTCTACTGACAGGGTGTATGACGGTGCCCGCTGGGGTAACCTGGATGGGTGGTTGGCTAATGATGCAGCTCTGAGTCATGATGGGTATGGTGGTTTTAACTCAGACGCCGGAGGCACCTTTGGGCTGGAAGCTGGTTGGGGCTCGCCCACTATTCCTAACGGTAAAGTGTATCAGGTTACAACACTGCCTGAGGGTAATTATGTGCTGGAAGTAACAGAGTGGGAGTGGGATGGTATTAAAGATGATCCTGCCTATTTTGTAGTGAATATTGGGAATAATCTGCCTGATATCGATAACCTGGAGGGAGAAGCACTGAACTACGAACCTCTATCAAATGGAAGTATAGAATTTACGCTTTATGAGGAAACGGAAGTGGCTTTAGGCGTAGTGGTTAATTTTGTGCAGGATGTAGGGCAAGGTTTTAAAATCAAAAGGCTCACCCTTACCAGATCGTTATAA
- a CDS encoding glycoside hydrolase family 16 protein produces the protein MTLFLRGRVLSLLLVVLACIALACKNNKPDKPKSQNGYRLVWSDEFNENGSPDSANWSYEYGFVRNEELQWYQPQNAFCDKGDLIITARKETVANENYDSTSNNWKLNRKQAEYTSACLHSREKVTFKYGILEVKAKIDTTQGLWPAIWTLGEEKPWPSNGEVDLMEFYRSEQQPVIMANAAWGDHWRNVIWDSEKLNLNHFTGKKDNWADDYHIWKMEWTNESIKLFLDDELLNEIDISKTLNSDGFNPFHQPHYILLNMAVGSNGGKPQEWSEPKTYLVDYVRVYAKI, from the coding sequence ATGACTTTATTTTTAAGAGGCAGGGTGCTGTCTTTGTTGTTAGTGGTGTTGGCTTGTATTGCTTTAGCTTGCAAAAATAATAAACCGGATAAACCGAAATCTCAAAATGGATATAGACTGGTTTGGAGTGATGAGTTTAATGAAAATGGCAGTCCTGACTCTGCTAATTGGTCATATGAATATGGTTTTGTGAGAAATGAAGAGCTGCAATGGTATCAGCCACAAAATGCTTTTTGTGATAAAGGTGATCTGATTATCACCGCAAGGAAGGAAACTGTAGCCAATGAAAATTATGATTCAACCTCTAACAACTGGAAATTGAACAGGAAGCAGGCGGAGTACACCTCTGCTTGCCTCCATTCCAGAGAGAAAGTGACCTTTAAATACGGTATACTGGAGGTCAAGGCCAAAATAGATACCACGCAGGGGCTCTGGCCAGCTATCTGGACACTGGGAGAAGAAAAGCCATGGCCTTCTAATGGAGAAGTAGATCTGATGGAGTTTTATCGTTCTGAGCAACAACCGGTAATTATGGCTAATGCAGCCTGGGGAGATCATTGGCGTAATGTAATATGGGATAGTGAAAAGCTTAACCTGAATCACTTTACCGGTAAAAAAGACAACTGGGCTGATGATTACCATATCTGGAAAATGGAATGGACAAATGAGTCTATCAAGCTCTTTCTTGATGATGAACTGTTGAACGAAATAGACATAAGTAAAACCTTAAATTCTGATGGTTTTAATCCCTTTCATCAGCCACATTATATTTTGTTAAATATGGCGGTGGGTTCTAACGGTGGCAAGCCTCAGGAGTGGAGTGAGCCTAAAACTTATCTGGTAGACTATGTTCGCGTCTATGCTAAAATCTAA
- the gyrB gene encoding DNA topoisomerase (ATP-hydrolyzing) subunit B, with translation MSDNKEQKKEYSAGNIQVLEGLEAVRKRPAMYIGDVGVKGLHHLIWEVVDNSIDEALAGYCDEIFVTINEDNSITVEDNGRGIPTDFHEKEQKSALEVVMTVLHAGGKFDKDTYKVSGGLHGVGVSCVNALSTDLKATVHRNGTIYEQSYKIGVPQEPVKEIGKTDKNGTIIQFKPDDSIFTATVYNFDTVSSRLRELAYLNAGIKINLEDRREQEEDGSNKKSVFHSEGGLQEFVAFLDSSREALIPEPIFMDSEKGETPVQVAMSYNTSFSENVVSYVNNINTIEGGTHVAGFRRALTRTLKSYADKSGLLDKVKVDISGDDFREGLTAVISVKVAEPQFEGQTKTKLGNSDVSGAVDTVVGEMLNNFLEENPKEAKQIVQKVVLAAQARHAARKAREMVQRKNVLSGTGLPGKLADCSDKDPNVCELYLVEGDSAGGSAKQGRDRNFQAILPLRGKILNVEKAQEHRIYENEEIKNILTALGVSIGTEEDDKALNMEKLRYHKIIIMTDADIDGSHIRTLILTLFFRYMHELIESGYVYIALPPLYLLKKGKDERYCWTEEERMQLVSAMAKDGKEESVGVQRYKGLGEMNPEQLWTTTMDPEHRSLKKVTIESAAEADHLFSMLMGDEVAPRREFIERNAKYANVDV, from the coding sequence ATGAGCGATAACAAAGAACAAAAGAAAGAGTATTCAGCTGGTAATATTCAGGTGCTTGAGGGGCTTGAGGCTGTAAGGAAAAGACCCGCCATGTATATCGGAGATGTGGGTGTGAAAGGTTTGCACCACCTGATCTGGGAGGTAGTAGATAACTCTATTGATGAGGCACTTGCTGGCTATTGCGATGAAATATTTGTTACCATAAATGAAGATAATAGTATTACCGTAGAGGATAACGGTAGGGGTATTCCTACTGATTTCCATGAGAAAGAGCAGAAATCTGCACTTGAGGTAGTAATGACCGTTCTACACGCTGGTGGTAAGTTTGATAAGGATACTTATAAAGTGTCTGGTGGTCTTCATGGTGTGGGTGTTTCTTGTGTGAATGCCCTTTCTACTGATCTAAAAGCTACTGTGCATAGAAACGGTACCATTTATGAGCAGTCATATAAAATTGGTGTACCTCAGGAGCCTGTAAAGGAAATAGGTAAAACTGATAAGAATGGTACTATCATTCAGTTTAAGCCTGATGATAGCATCTTCACCGCTACAGTATATAATTTTGATACAGTATCATCAAGACTTAGAGAGCTTGCATACCTTAATGCAGGTATAAAAATTAATCTTGAAGACCGTAGAGAGCAAGAAGAAGATGGCTCCAACAAGAAAAGTGTATTCCACTCTGAAGGCGGACTACAGGAGTTTGTTGCCTTTTTAGATAGTAGCCGTGAGGCGCTTATTCCTGAGCCTATCTTTATGGATAGCGAAAAAGGAGAGACTCCGGTACAGGTAGCTATGAGCTATAACACTTCATTTAGTGAAAATGTGGTTTCTTACGTAAATAACATTAACACCATAGAAGGAGGTACTCACGTAGCTGGTTTCCGTAGAGCGCTTACCAGAACCTTAAAATCATATGCTGATAAATCGGGCTTGCTAGATAAAGTAAAGGTAGATATCAGTGGTGATGACTTTAGAGAAGGGCTTACTGCAGTAATATCAGTAAAAGTAGCGGAGCCTCAGTTTGAAGGGCAGACCAAAACCAAGCTGGGTAACTCAGATGTGAGTGGAGCGGTAGATACCGTAGTGGGCGAGATGCTTAATAACTTCCTTGAGGAGAACCCTAAAGAGGCTAAGCAAATCGTTCAGAAAGTAGTGCTTGCGGCACAAGCCAGACATGCGGCTCGTAAGGCCCGTGAAATGGTTCAGCGTAAAAACGTGCTTAGTGGCACAGGGCTACCAGGTAAGCTGGCTGACTGCTCTGATAAAGATCCTAATGTTTGTGAATTATACTTAGTGGAGGGTGACTCTGCGGGAGGTTCTGCCAAGCAGGGTCGTGACAGAAACTTTCAGGCTATCTTGCCATTGAGAGGTAAAATTCTTAACGTAGAGAAGGCTCAAGAGCATAGAATTTACGAAAACGAAGAGATAAAAAATATATTAACAGCCTTAGGTGTTTCTATCGGTACGGAGGAAGATGATAAGGCGTTGAATATGGAGAAATTGAGGTATCATAAGATCATAATCATGACCGATGCCGATATTGACGGAAGTCACATCAGAACCTTGATTTTGACTTTATTTTTCCGTTATATGCATGAACTTATTGAAAGCGGATATGTGTATATTGCGTTACCTCCTTTATATTTATTGAAGAAAGGTAAAGATGAGCGTTACTGCTGGACAGAGGAAGAGAGAATGCAATTAGTGTCAGCTATGGCAAAGGATGGTAAAGAAGAATCAGTGGGAGTACAACGTTACAAAGGTTTGGGAGAGATGAACCCTGAGCAGTTGTGGACTACCACTATGGATCCTGAGCATAGAAGTTTGAAGAAAGTAACTATAGAATCAGCTGCAGAGGCTGACCATCTGTTTTCTATGCTAATGGGGGATGAAGTAGCTCCTAGAAGAGAATTTATTGAGCGAAATGCAAAATACGCTAACGTAGACGTATAA
- a CDS encoding SDR family oxidoreductase gives MKKVFVTGANKGIGFGTAKLLLQNGFYVYIGSRNLKNGEAAADQLKAEGLKYVEAVQIDVTDDVSVKAVFEEIKKKTGVLDVLINNAGINGGKDPYTARAAEPEEFKAAFDTNVVGTARVTNLFIELLRKSSSPRIVNLSTSVGSLTLQSDPEWPAYSYAKYAVYASSKAALNMYTVHLAYELRDTNFKVNAVCPGLTATDFTGGNGGDVETAAGRIVKYAMIGEDGPTGKFFSEETNPETGEVPW, from the coding sequence ATGAAAAAAGTATTTGTAACAGGAGCTAACAAAGGAATAGGTTTTGGCACGGCAAAACTCTTATTACAAAACGGGTTTTATGTTTATATTGGTAGCCGAAATCTAAAAAATGGTGAAGCAGCGGCAGATCAGTTAAAAGCGGAAGGATTAAAATATGTTGAAGCGGTGCAGATAGATGTAACTGATGACGTATCTGTAAAAGCAGTTTTTGAAGAAATCAAGAAAAAGACAGGGGTTTTAGATGTCCTAATTAATAATGCAGGTATAAACGGAGGTAAAGATCCTTACACTGCACGTGCTGCAGAGCCGGAAGAATTTAAAGCTGCATTTGATACTAATGTAGTCGGTACGGCCAGGGTAACTAACTTATTTATTGAATTACTGCGAAAGTCTAGTTCGCCAAGAATTGTAAATCTGAGCACGAGCGTAGGGTCGCTAACCTTGCAGAGTGATCCTGAGTGGCCCGCGTACAGCTATGCTAAATATGCAGTATATGCTTCGTCTAAAGCCGCATTAAATATGTACACAGTTCACTTAGCTTATGAACTTCGTGATACCAATTTTAAGGTGAATGCCGTTTGTCCTGGCCTGACAGCTACTGATTTTACCGGTGGTAATGGGGGTGATGTGGAAACAGCAGCGGGCAGAATTGTTAAATATGCCATGATTGGCGAAGATGGTCCTACAGGTAAGTTTTTTAGTGAAGAGACTAACCCGGAAACAGGTGAAGTGCCTTGGTAA
- a CDS encoding Ppx/GppA phosphatase family protein, which yields MKLAAIDIGSNAIRLQVTTTITSKGQLHFKKLEYVRFPLRLGQDVFNSGTISAAKKSKFKKLMRAFKILLDLYEVNDYMACATSAMREAKNGADIIKEVQEELDLKIKIIDGVKEALLINNAISSFLDKKKSYIHIDVGGGSTELNLLKGGKKIASRSFKIGSVRRLEHNDSPVIWKNMSKWVKEKVAESKTPVTAVGTGGNINKIFDLAEKAEGDKMSLAKVKEVQKYIRDMTMEERINDLQLNPDRADVIIPASDIYIAVMEWAGAHNIIVPAVGLKDGIMQYLYERNTVKEKIKFS from the coding sequence TTGAAACTAGCCGCTATAGACATTGGCTCCAATGCCATTAGATTACAGGTAACTACCACCATTACAAGTAAGGGCCAGCTTCATTTTAAAAAGCTGGAATATGTACGTTTCCCTCTCCGTTTAGGACAGGATGTGTTTAATAGCGGAACCATTAGTGCAGCAAAAAAATCTAAGTTCAAAAAGCTCATGCGAGCCTTTAAAATCCTGTTGGATTTATATGAGGTGAATGATTATATGGCTTGCGCTACCAGTGCCATGCGTGAAGCAAAAAATGGAGCAGACATTATCAAAGAAGTGCAGGAAGAGCTGGATTTAAAGATTAAGATTATAGATGGTGTAAAAGAAGCCCTTTTAATTAATAATGCCATCAGCTCTTTTCTGGATAAAAAGAAAAGCTACATACATATAGACGTGGGAGGTGGAAGCACGGAACTTAACTTACTCAAGGGAGGCAAAAAAATCGCTTCTCGTTCATTTAAAATTGGCTCTGTAAGGCGATTAGAACATAATGACTCACCGGTTATATGGAAAAATATGAGCAAGTGGGTGAAAGAGAAAGTTGCCGAGAGCAAAACTCCAGTTACAGCTGTAGGTACTGGTGGAAACATCAATAAAATATTTGACCTGGCGGAAAAAGCAGAGGGAGATAAAATGTCTCTGGCTAAGGTGAAAGAAGTTCAGAAATACATCCGTGATATGACTATGGAAGAAAGGATCAATGATCTACAACTTAACCCGGACCGGGCAGATGTGATCATACCTGCTTCTGACATTTACATAGCAGTAATGGAGTGGGCCGGAGCCCACAATATCATAGTTCCTGCTGTTGGTCTTAAAGACGGGATTATGCAGTATTTATACGAGCGCAATACCGTAAAAGAGAAGATCAAGTTTAGTTAA
- a CDS encoding glycoside hydrolase family 43 protein: protein MLKKFFNHKAYTYVILMMTFVLSYEGFSQTKYKAFHPGELWLDDQGDHINAHGGGILYHKGTYYWFGENKGKDSNNAFVGIMCYSSKDLYNWKREAVALPVSTDPDSEITAGSIMERPKVIYNKKTKKFVMWFHLELKGQGYAAARTGVAVSDKPGGPYEYKKSYRPNAGQWPENFQEEWKDRPATTEADWWTEPWRKEVKEGLFVRRDFEKGQMSRDMTLFVDDDGKAYHIHSAEENLTLHISELSDDYLSFTGRYITLAPGGHNEAPAIFKQDGVYYLITSGCTGWDPNAARSFKSNSMWGPWEYLGNPAQGEHANLTFYSQSTYILPVHGKKNAYIYMGDRWRPKDPIDGRYIWLPVFLEHDKPVIKWFDEWDLSIFDQQMH, encoded by the coding sequence ATGCTGAAGAAATTTTTTAATCATAAAGCCTATACTTATGTGATCTTAATGATGACATTCGTTTTATCTTATGAAGGCTTTAGCCAAACCAAGTACAAGGCTTTTCATCCAGGCGAACTTTGGTTAGATGACCAGGGAGATCATATAAATGCTCATGGTGGAGGTATTTTATATCATAAAGGTACCTATTATTGGTTTGGAGAAAATAAGGGGAAAGATAGTAACAATGCTTTTGTAGGCATTATGTGCTACTCATCTAAAGACTTGTATAACTGGAAGAGGGAAGCCGTGGCACTTCCTGTAAGTACAGATCCTGATTCAGAAATTACCGCAGGCAGTATTATGGAGCGCCCGAAAGTGATTTATAATAAGAAGACTAAAAAATTCGTGATGTGGTTTCACCTGGAGCTGAAAGGACAAGGATATGCTGCTGCCCGTACTGGCGTGGCTGTGAGTGATAAGCCCGGTGGTCCCTATGAGTACAAAAAATCATACAGGCCTAATGCCGGTCAATGGCCTGAGAATTTTCAAGAAGAGTGGAAGGATAGACCTGCCACTACTGAGGCAGACTGGTGGACAGAGCCCTGGAGAAAAGAAGTGAAAGAAGGCTTATTTGTTCGTCGGGATTTTGAAAAGGGTCAGATGTCTCGTGACATGACGCTTTTTGTAGATGATGACGGCAAGGCTTACCATATCCATTCGGCTGAAGAAAATCTGACGCTGCATATCTCAGAGTTATCTGATGATTATTTGTCATTTACAGGCAGGTATATTACCCTGGCGCCGGGCGGACACAATGAGGCTCCAGCCATTTTTAAACAAGACGGTGTGTATTATCTGATCACTTCAGGCTGTACGGGGTGGGATCCTAATGCTGCCCGTTCTTTCAAATCAAATTCAATGTGGGGGCCATGGGAATACCTGGGTAACCCTGCACAAGGCGAACATGCTAACCTTACGTTCTATTCTCAGAGTACCTATATTTTGCCCGTTCACGGTAAGAAGAATGCTTACATTTATATGGGAGATAGATGGAGGCCTAAAGACCCGATTGACGGCAGGTATATCTGGTTGCCAGTATTTTTAGAACATGACAAGCCAGTAATCAAATGGTTTGATGAATGGGATCTTAGCATATTCGATCAGCAGATGCATTAA